ACCACCACTTCGACGGCAAGGACGACCTCCTGATGGCGTTCACCGAGCGGATGCTCGAACGGTACGTCGAGGCGTTCCTCGCCGGACCGGAGGGCGATCCGCTCGGGACCCTCGACCGGTCGCTGGACCTCGTCCTCGTCGGCGAGACCGCCGACGGAGTGCCCATCGAGGAGGTACAGACGGCGGAACTGGCGCGCGTCGTCCTCGAACTGCGGGCGCAGGCGGTGCGGGACCCCCGGGTGCAGGACTACTTCGACGCGACCGACCGGATGATCCGCGACCACATCGAGGCGCTGCTCTCGGCCGCCGTCGAAGAGGGGTCGCTCCGTGACGTCGACGCCGAGCGGGTGGCCGCGGTCCTGTACGTGATCCTCGAAGGCGCGCTCGTGCTCCGCACCACCGGACGGGACGCGGAGTGGCTCCGCCACGTCCGGGCGATGGTCGACGACTACCTCGCGGGACTGAAACGCGAGTCGTAGCCCCGACCCGCGGCGAGGACGGCCCTGCGCCGACCGGTCCGCGGCCGTCCTCGGCGTCCACCATCGCCCAAAATGGTGTGTTATAAGAGTCTCAAGACGGAAGCGCCTGTATGGCAATCAAACCGGCCTACGTCAAGAAGACCGGGAACCTGCTCCTCGAGCGGTACCCGGACGCGTTCACGACCGACTTCGAGCAGAACAAAGACAGCGTCGAGAAGCTGACCAACATCGAGTCCAAGGGCGTCCGCAACCGCATCGCGGGCTACGTGACGCGCAAGAAGGGCGCGGAAGTTCCGGCCTAGAGCTGTTCTCTCGTCTCGCACGCGAACCGGCGAGCGACGGCTCTGTCCTCGAAGGGGTCGGAGACGTCGTCGGGTTCGGGATTCTCGTCGTCAGTCCTCGGCGGCCTCGGCGGCGACCGGCTCCTCGGCCCCGTCACCGGCTTCGTGGCCGTGGTCGTCGCCGAAACCGGGCTCCATGTAGAAGGCGATCCACAGCGCGAGGACGCCGACGCCGGCGCCGAACGTGAGCGCGACCGCGCCCTCCAGGATCGTCAGTTCGCGGCCGACGACGAGCAGTTCGCCCCCCTGGTAGCCGGTCCAGCCGGCGACGACGCCGAGCAGAATCGCGAGCGCGCCGACGACGGCCGCCGACAGGTTGAACGTGCTCTCGAACGGGCCGACGCCGCGTTCGGTCGCGGCCGTCATCGGTCCCACCCCGCGGTCGGTCGGGGCGTCGGTTCGCGGGCGCCGGCCGACGCGGCGCCGAGCGGTCCGGAGTCGGGCGAGTGCGGGTGCATCGTTCGATGGGTTCCGCTACGCGTTCTTAATTGCTTCTGTGTTCGGCCGCGATATCGCGGGTCCACGCCGTCGCGCCGAGGCAATCGGCACGGGGTTCCTGAACGTTCAGGTGGGCGGATCCGGAAGACGGGGTATGGACCGACGCGCGCTCGGCACGACCGGCTGGGAGGTCACGGAAGTCGGACTCGGCACCTGGAACGTGGGCTCGGACTGGGGCGACGTCCCCGAGGCGGAGGGTCGCGCGGCCATCGACGCCGCACTGGAAGCCGGCGTCGACTTCGTCGACACGGCCGACGTCTACGGCGACGGTCGCAGCGAGCGGCTGATCGCCGAGACGCTCGCGGCCCGCGAGGACGAGGACGACCCCGTCGTCGCGACGAAGGCGGGCCGCCGACTCGACCCCCACGAGGCCGACGGCTACGACCGCGACCACCTCGAACGGTTCGTCGACCGGAGCCGGGAGAACCTCGACGTCGAGACGGTCGACCTCCTGCAGTTGCACTGCCCGCCGACGGACGTCTACTACCGACCCGAGACGTTCGAGGCCCTCGAAGCGCTCGTCGACGCGGGGAAAATCGCCCACTACGGCGTCAGCGTCGAGCGCGTCGAGGAGGGGCTGAAGGCGATCGAGTACCCGGGCGTCGAGACCGTCCAGATCATCTGCAACCCGTTCCGCCAGCGCCCGGCCGAGCGGTTCCTCCCCGCGGCCGCCGACCGCGACGTGGGCGTGATCGTCCGCGTCCCGCTCGCCTCGGGGCTTCTCACCGGCGCGCTCGACGCCGACACCACCTTCCCGGAGAACGACCACCGCAACTTCAACCGCGACGGCGAGGCGTTCGACGTCGGCGAGACGTTCGCCGGCGTCCCCTTCGAGGTCGGCCTCGACGCCGTCGACGCCCTCCGGCCGGTCGTCCCCGACGGCTGGACGATGGCGCAGTTCGCGCTCCGGTGGATCCTCGACCACGAGGCGGTGACGACGGTGATCCCCGGCTCGACGAACCCGACGCACGTCCGCGAGAACGTCGAGGCGGCCGACCGCCGGTCGCTGACCGACGAGGAGCGCGCGGCGGTCCGCGAAGTGTACGACGAGTACGTCCGCGAGCACGTCCACCACCGGTGGTGAGCCGTTCGAGGCGCCAGCAAACGGTGACTCGATCCAAACGGTTTTGCGCGCCCGGTTCCCAGCCCCCGACAATGGCAGTACGAGTTGGCGTCCTCGGCGCGACGGGCGCCGTCGGACAACGACTGATTCAGCTTCTGGACCCACACCCCGACTTCGCGGTCGCGGCGCTGACCGCCAGCGACGCGAGCGCCGGGAAGACCTAC
The Salinilacihabitans rarus DNA segment above includes these coding regions:
- a CDS encoding aldo/keto reductase, yielding MDRRALGTTGWEVTEVGLGTWNVGSDWGDVPEAEGRAAIDAALEAGVDFVDTADVYGDGRSERLIAETLAAREDEDDPVVATKAGRRLDPHEADGYDRDHLERFVDRSRENLDVETVDLLQLHCPPTDVYYRPETFEALEALVDAGKIAHYGVSVERVEEGLKAIEYPGVETVQIICNPFRQRPAERFLPAAADRDVGVIVRVPLASGLLTGALDADTTFPENDHRNFNRDGEAFDVGETFAGVPFEVGLDAVDALRPVVPDGWTMAQFALRWILDHEAVTTVIPGSTNPTHVRENVEAADRRSLTDEERAAVREVYDEYVREHVHHRW
- a CDS encoding TetR/AcrR family transcriptional regulator, with amino-acid sequence MDRLAEPFANPETSREEIFRATYRALADHGYADLSIQHIADRTSLSKSTIYHHFDGKDDLLMAFTERMLERYVEAFLAGPEGDPLGTLDRSLDLVLVGETADGVPIEEVQTAELARVVLELRAQAVRDPRVQDYFDATDRMIRDHIEALLSAAVEEGSLRDVDAERVAAVLYVILEGALVLRTTGRDAEWLRHVRAMVDDYLAGLKRES
- a CDS encoding 30S ribosomal protein S17e translates to MAIKPAYVKKTGNLLLERYPDAFTTDFEQNKDSVEKLTNIESKGVRNRIAGYVTRKKGAEVPA